Part of the Diprion similis isolate iyDipSimi1 chromosome 4, iyDipSimi1.1, whole genome shotgun sequence genome is shown below.
GACTCGGTATTGCGCTCACAATCCCTTCCTTCATCTCATACTTAGACATCAGAGCATGGACTTCTCGATCAACCATTGCGATTCcttcctgaaattcttggttctCACGTTTGGTATTCTCAATGACCGCCGTTACATTGTCCGTGGACTGTATGGAAAAATGAAGAGATTATTCATAGTGGGGATAAAAACTGCCACCAGTGATATATAATTGATCTACTCACGTAATAGGTCAAGGCATTTAGAAACTTTGGCACCGCCTCGGCAACCCTGTTTTCGAATATCAGTCTGAAAAGTATCGAACGAATTCAATCCATTGTCCGTACCATAAATTCTATCAAAAAACGCCCAACCGCTGGTAACGCAGTTTTAGATATAACCGTATTATCATAATCACAGTTCATTTGTTCGCAGTCTTTGGCTCCGATCTGCCACGCCGTCAATCTCCTTGATCTCCTCTCGCTTCTTGCAGAGGAGTATTCTAGAAGCCTCGATGGATTCCTCGTGAGTTGCTTCCAAGCCGCGGTAGTGTTGACATTTCTCAGTGCCTGCAGTTTCCATTTCATTATATCGCCGTAATTTCCGCAGTAATTCGAACGACTCTTCTCTCAGTTTGTTCTTCTGCTCGTCGAGGTTCGAATTCTGCGGATAAACGGTCAACGCTTAGTTCGATTAAGGTTACCTACAATCGTTCTGGTCTAACGAAGCCTTCAGCCTACTACCTACGCTCGCCAACTTACCTTCTGTACGAAAGCGTCGATCCTAGCCTTTACCGAGGACTGGCTACAGGCTTGTGCTTGTGATTCTGACATCGAGCTTCGCTGACTCGTCTCGGTGCTAACAGCGTCTAATTCTGCAAACGCAAATTCTTTTTAATCACGACGATTTTGGAACACTCCTTGCTACGTGAAAATCCGGCCTTTCCTTGATCAGGGTAtctaagaaaaaacaaaagataaGCGTTCCGAAGAGACTTCGTATAAAATAGCTTGCGGTTAGGCGTTTGACGCAGCACCCCCAATTGATAAAAAAGGTATCTGCGTCGGTTACAAATTGACGGTAGGTTGCCTTGGATCAGGCGTTGTACACAAATTACAGACCGCTGCAATCAACTGCATTTACAATTAGTCTTGcttaatattaaaatacatTGTAGCAAAgtcagaaatgaaataaaaattggaaatcgaACCAGTATCGGCAAACACTCGACATAGTTTATTGTTCATTGCGatagattattattcaaacgatttttgCATAGCAAGCTGAAGGAATTATTTCCAGCATTTCTAGCGGATATTGAGCGAgcttaaacaaattttcatttattttacgcTTTATGATACAATAAAAGTCACTAAAACTAACGTTTTTACGGTGACTACCGCACGATACAATAATAACATACACATAATATATCATAGTATCATACACGTATATCGCTTGAATACAATCCATAATATTATGCCATAATAATATGCGTAGGAATACAGTATGTACAAAAGCTCTCGTCTCACTTACAACAGCAGACTTGATGTCTAGTTTTATGCCAAATAAATGGACTGTCTTTTTCGCATATAAATATCGTTAGTATTTAAATAAAGTATGATATACGTATTGTTAcatgtaatttcattttaattatattatttatggaTTAGTAAGCACGCACACTGTCTTTTGTGATAGGTGTTCATTATAGTAgttcaaaagaattttcttattatcttttttttttcaaatctcttcaAATGTCTTAATATATTGTACAATCTACAATATATACCTGCATATGTATAGATTTCcattcaatatttatatttcattattactcatttatttttcaagtccattttttatttgtttttgataTTATTCTTTCTCAAATGACTATAATGAATCTCGAATGCAGAAAATCTCGATGTCTAAATAAGCAATGGTATAATGTAATTGAGTTGAGATAATATAGGTTGATATATTCTCTCAGAATTTGAAGTGTTCTACATTGCTTTGCGTATATTGAATTGATTAAAACTATCCACTCGATAGTTCGTAGAATAAacaattataatgataattattaatattctacCAGCGAATGGttgatgataacaataatattaacaataattaataataacaatagtcgACGTATTTATTAATTCCCGGGTAACAAATCGCGCGGTAAAGGTATAATGATTaagggagaaaaatgaaaataaaataaaattacgtgGCTAAGTACGCGaacgacgaaacgaacgataaattataatatctaattttctttgCATTATTCATTATCGGTAATGAATTTACGATATGGTAAGCTCGCTGATCATATTTACCTCTTATTCGAGGTACGGGAAGATTATGCTGATTGTTGGGAAAACAACGTCCTCCTCCACAAAGTAGCCGGACTCAAATATCGCCCCTTTTCTCGCGTAATTGAAAATCGAGTTCCGTACGTGGGAGGCATTTGACTAACACCTGACTCACAACGAATATGGAAGGCACGGGGTATAAGGATATTGAAAAGAATATTCTTGAAATTGTTCACGTCAAAATAcagagtaataaaaatatcttcatCAATCCTCGGTAGCCGGCGTCTCTCTTCCCCAGTCCGTGCCTGCCCAGGCGGGCAGAGGTGTTTCGTACTCCCATCCTGGACCGCGATAACGCCACGCATGCAAGTACATTACAAGATCCGAGGGTTTCGGGTCCCTGTACTTCACTTTGCACTCATAGCAGTGGGGATCCGTCGTTACTTTTTCATTGGCAAAACTCGAGTCCGGCGGTTCTGACCCAGTCTGTGTTCCGACTGTGACTTTCAGGGCCTTCAGGTCCTCCTCGGGCGGGCTGGGCGAGGATGAAGGCGAGGCGGCGTCCTTGTCGTTCGTAGCTAATACCTGGTCCTCGATATCGAGTTTTGGTTTGAACAGACTCATTTCGGAGTCCCCGTCCATCCCCAGCCAGTTCTCCGCATTGTGGATACCAATCAAATCCTTGACCAGCTCTTCGTCCGTCTTTCCAATGTTCCCACCCTTTCCCTTCATCGGACCAAACACAACGTGGTTGTAGAGAGGATCGTTGACCACCGGGTACCCCAGGTACTGAAGGTGCACTCTGATCTGATGCATGCGACCTGTCTGCGGCTTGCACAGTACCACGGATGACTTTCCGTTAAAACTCAAACGCTTGAACGTTGTCACGCAATCCTTTCCCTTCTCCGACACTTTGCAGACTCCGATCTTGTACGATACCACCTCGATCGGTTCCGCGCAGACTACTTCATCCTCCGGAAACTCACCGTCAACGCGGCAGACATATTCTTTGTGAACCTGAGGgtggaaaatagaaatttttttaatcatagaAGCCTGTTTTATAGTTTGCAGTGATTGATCCGTAAAGTCTTTCACCTCGCAGTAATGTCAAGTTTTTCTCTCAAGTATTTGGCGTGTCTAATGACTTTTCTAAGACTTCCGAACTGTGTTCTATTCTCAATTAGATTTTGTTCCGAGGAAATTTATCTCGActttatcaaattttccaattaattCTGAAGCCCAAACTAAGTTGCAGTCTATGGTCAGCTATTTCTGAGTTTCCCAGATCTTCCAGTaccaaaattcaatgaaaacatTGAAAGAATTCTAAAACCCAACctcgttttttcattccatcacCAAATGAGACTCAAATTGTTGAACAATTGTCAAGTTTacagaataaatatttcacgtaAAAAATCACTTGATTTTCACGGATGAGAAATGGTTAACGTAATTTTTGCCCCGTTTTACGTTACACACAGAtatattccgcaactttgatACATTCTCCCCGCGTGTGATTGTATCGGTTTCGTAATGCATGATAGTTAACAAAGTTCCCCGAGTGTATCGAAGGAGAAATCTAATAACTATTGGTGGTGTACGAGACAGCAGCATATtagaacaataattatacgtaATTAGGCGATCAGTGCAGGTGGACGTAGTTTTTCTAttacacataatttttttttaaatattatctgTGCATATGGATTACCAGATATTATTCTGCATAGTAGAATAGCGTTTTTTATAATCCATCTCTTTATACTGATTCTTTGCAAACCTGTCTATTTCTGATTTGATGCTCCATTTGCCTAGCTTTCTTCGGTGTTCGTCCAAAGAGTAGAATTCCGCTGGTTAATCTATCAAGCCTGTGAATGGTGCGAAGATTCTTCAGGTTGTACTCTTTGGCCAAGATGAAAACGACCGTGTTGTGCCGGTACCGCCCGCAAGGATGTACCTAGAATTGCATTTCAATGATGTTATATGGATATGGTAACGGTGTAAATATGCATCACTGTGAAGAAAACTTAGACCGAAAAAGATCGCAATActacattgaaaaatatcggcAGCTTTGTTctcatataatttttaaatggtACAAAAACAAATCAGAGTTAGAGCTCTAATAGATGATagatgaataatatataatacaaatcACCGATCACAATCTATTCATAGTTTCagggaaaataatttattgatttaatCGTCTTGTGGTTTCTACACAAATGTTCCGAAATTTCATTCACGAAAATCATGTTTATTTTCtacattgaaaattgaaatccgCGTATTGCGCAACGAATCAATGTTTAGGTTTCAGTGCGTGTACACGCTGCAGTGCAAGGAAACGCATATGCaaatgtacatacgtgtataggCATATAAGAAAATGTGTAAACAAGAAAGGAGTTCGCATCGTAAAGCAAATTAGATATTTGGAAACCACCCAACAAATCGACAACTATACCCAATTCATGGAGAACATACAAATAAAACATACAACATTTAGAAGGAACACTCGTCATTCAAAACGAAGAACcctatattatgtatacccCTAGTGAGTCACGATGATGTCATATTGAAACGATATGAATATCGCATGATAATACTATGATGATAAATagaatggggggggggggggggggcgttaATTCAATATGATAATACATACATCAGAAATAACGACGACGCGTTAGAATTTTAATACAGGATATACCAGTTTGATTATAGTCGTATATAAAGATCAGAGGTTCTCCCCTCCTTCCTGGCAAAACAACATCATCTCCGGGATACGTCGTCCCCCGTCTCCACTGCGTGcggggggtccaattaattcCGACGAAAGAGTGAACAAGAAAATTGTTTGGCTGTAGGAAACGTCGGGAGACAATTAACCAACAATTTAGAAAGAGCGAAAAGACATCTAGTGAGATACATAACTCGAATGCGGGTCAAGGACCAAGTCTGTTCTCGGCGTGGCGAgtacatacgtgtgtatatacttatttatatgtatatatatatatatatatatatatatatatatatatatataggcgtGCGCCTTGCCATATCTCGCGTAATACACTTTTACCCAATTTCCCGCCCGTAACTGTCTTCTACACGTAAACTGGAGGCGCGGGCAAGGCTGCGACTAGCAATGAAACGTAATTAGAAaccagaagtgaaaaaaaaaaaaaaaaaaaattgacaaaaaacaGGGAATAGAAAAATAAGGCCGAAAAGACGGCGACagtgaagagagaaaataatccAGAAACGTGAAATGTTAGATTTTCTTGGCTTTGGTCGCGTAATTTATTCGTGGAAAAACCGTTTTCGGATTaactaatgaaaatttattgtataggtatacaaagcGTGATCAATAAGGCGCAAGATATCAAGGGTAGAAGCGTCACTGGTTTCGTACGGATTTTAATTTGAGGCGAAAGTTGATGAAAGatttagtatatatatgtaggtatatatatgagaCGCAATATCCAGACAATGGTGACTATGtgcatatatagatatttcaAAGAGATTCCCGAAGTCGTTGAGACGCGTTAAAATCTCTTTGTGGCGTTTACGGCAGGTAGGATGTATTTTAATTACAATGAGACAGCTGAGGATCGATAAAATACAGAAGCACTGCTACGATAGGGAGAACGTTGTATAATCCGTGGTAATTGATCAAGAGAATAGAGTCTAGaacataaagaagaaaaacaagcaAAAGAAGAGAGTACAAGGTAGACGAGGgatttgaaaatgaacaaaaaaacaaaaagttgtagaaaaagaaaaatatacataaaacaaaacaaacgagCAGCATAGCAGCGGATAACCTTTGTAGTTTGTATTGTTAATTAAAGACACGCATGTCGCGTTAGTGtccagataaaaaaatatcaaagagAAAAGACTAATCGTAAGCGGGCTCCATAATATCTATATTTAAAAGTATAGAAATTAAATGTGAACGAAAAATCGACAAGTTCTTTAAAGTGGAGTTTGGACTGATGATTCTCAGCTTTTCGTAACTCCGGAGTTCGATGAAAGAGGAtcggaaaaaatataacgagTTTTCGACACACGTGAATCAAGCGAACTTCTTAAgcaaaataacaacaacaacagcaaaaacaagaataataataataatctacaTAAGTTACTGCCAACCGACATGCGAACCATTGACTAAAGAACTCTGCAGAggattttaattaataaataataacgcgGTTGCTGTGCGAGAAATACCTTAGTCATACTACACGCGCAGACAGATAAGTTGTGTCaaaattatactttcaaaATGACCGGATAGCCttgagagagaagagagagagagagagagagagaaagagagagaaaaagagagacgcACAGGTTACCCCGGGTTAAGGTAaaacatgtatataaatatatagtatatcCTTGCACGgcaaattttatacatgtaatatccGATCCGGAGAAAATGcgttgaaagaattttgcaGAAAACAAGTCGGAGAGAAAATGGAGAAGAACGAAAAGTTGCACGTATGTATTTTGGAAGGTCAGGCGGTTGCCGAGGCAAAATCCCTGAACGTGTGGGTACGATGTGTACAAAAGCTTAGCTCAAGTGGCTCCTTTTGCTTTTTAAATCGTTTCTCGGTATTCCATCGAAAAGAAATAACCGAGAAAGTTTTTTcgtgagtttgaaaaatcatatttccGAGTAAACATCACGTATAAAATTACGAATGGCAAAAGGATGTAGCGCGAAGAGGCGACGATCGGCGTCTTGAGCCATCTTCCGTGAAGTGTTCGACACGGGATATACGGGATTGACAATCAAAGCTAGAGAAGCCAGTAATAGCAGACTTCAAAGGTTGAACACGCGTGCAGGCAGCCAGTGCGAAGTCACGAATCGTTTGTTCGCCCCGCGACTACATTTAGAACTAAATTTAAAACTATAAGTTTAGAAGGTAGCATCCGCGATGCTTTGAAAAGGCAGGTCGCGTGTTAACAGCAGTTCGGTTCGTTACGTAACCGTCCGAGGAAAGCTCGTTCTAAAATAATCGAGAACGGAAAAAGTTCGTCTACGTATATATTCCTGATTGTAATATGAAAATTGCttaatgttcaatttttgcgCATTCTATCATCactctttttccttttactgTTAGGGAAAATATAAGCCATTTAAGAAAATACAGCCGCTTAAGGTCTTATTGGACGGATATTCCCAACCCAAAGTGAATCtcggtgaaaatattgaacactTGATCGCGATGAGATAAGAATCTGAAAACGTCAACCATAACCGAGTCGGTAGGATAATTCGgtttcaataataatgataccaAAAAGTTGTTAGTAAAttgtttcaacaaaaatttgttcaacgaatgtatgtatagtgaaatttgttttatttcacgcAGAAcgaattcattgatttttctgaatacctatgaattttttttggaacttttGGCGATCTTAGAAAAATCCggtttcgagaattttttcaactttacgaAATGGATCGAAAGTCCTGAACTTTTGGATAGGTTTCCGCAAATGATTGTACATTAGGTACACTCAAGAAGTTTCAGAGGCATGGAacgaataatttcataaacagAGACAGAACACAGAACTATTCAAAATTGCCGAAAGTTCCAAAAACATTCATTGGTATTCAGAAAAAACACTGAATTCATTctgtgtgaaataaaattaatttcactaGAGATTCGTTAACAACTTTTCACAACGAATTATCTTATCGACTCGGttatcgttaatttttctgaGATTTTTATCTCGTCGCCATCAATTGTTTAATATTCTTACCGAGATTCACTTCGGTTGGAAATATCCGTCCAATAAAACCTTGATTCGGATCCGCGACGTTAAAAGTGAGAAGAACgtcgatttttatttgttcattaGCGAGTAGCTAATCGCTTACTTATACACTTGAGGAAATCGgttaaaaaatctgttcatCACGTTCATACGTTCGAGGCTGTGAGATACGTGTCGCATTTGGATTCTCAGCACGATTGAGCAGgaacataaatatacatacttaAGAAAAACTAGTAATTCAACTTTATTCTGAAGGATACCGACTTTGGCATGAACTACAGACACATCATTTTCACGAATCACAAAGCACTGAAATTCGACTAAACTCGCACCGTGTCGATTCCGATTTTTAGTCTGCCAAGTCCGCAGATAAGATCCTCTCCAAGGAAAATTTTGCGGACAaagttttcggtgaaaaatttttccgacaTATCTACCCAAGAATTAAAAGATGTCGCAAAGAAAATCGCACGTCTTCGGAAATAACTGTTAAAAGTGATTGTAAGgctttttttttgacaagacGATAATCTGTCGGCTTATTTTCTGCGGAGTTCGAAACCCTAAAATTTAAAGAATACGTGACCAGTAAAGTCTGATAAAACACCTCTAAACTGGTGAAACAGTACGATCGATtccaaataaaattgaattgattcaAAACCGTGCTCTTCGCGAgtaagatatttgaaaatacgatTTCCCCTTAAATTTGTTAGCAATTCTGCTTTTTTCACGTAAGATTTGTAGCTTTCAAATCCTCCTCAGGGATgtagagaaaatattattccgaGTTAAACATATTTCGATGAATTTCAGTACCGCCTTAATTTCAATCTTTGCTTTATACTTTCAGACAGTCTAATATCTGCGTCATACAACTATGTAATTCTAAATCTCCGTAACGTTATGCCAATTTACAAAGTGAATCATCACTTTCCGGTTTCCTTATCTACTTATACACTCTATCTTCTCCacataaaatacatatttacatCAATATGTATGCAtcagaaaaatggaaaattaaaaatacatacgtacaaATACATGTACAGGTAATATCGGGAGAAATTCGTGTGAACATTTACAGGCAAAAAGTATTGAAGAACAGAGGCGTGAAGAAAGTGAGATGTGCAGATACAGACAcagacacagacacacacacatacatatacatatagatggATATAGATGGTGCgagagcgagagcgagagTGAAAGTGAGAGTGAGACTGGCAGTACAGTTCTAGCAGTACACCACTTACAGGGATAGATGCGGGCTTGTTGACCACGACCAAGTCTTCGTCCATGTGCACCACCGTGATCGGCTCCGAGGTGACCGGCACCTCGTGTCTGCAACACACCAATCGTAACCAGCTTAACATGGCTTTGTTTAGTCGAGCTACGCGACCTTTGCACataattgcaataattatacGATAGGTTATATACAGCtacataaatgtataattatcaCAGGTAGCCCTCTGCATATATGTACTTATAGTCATGTATACACCAATTTctctatatacaatatatacgcagccatacatacatacatacatgcatatttattgttttttctcattttggtgacttttcaacgtgtatatatatatatatatatatatatatatatatatatatatatatttttatattcatatataccAAGCATGAGTATTATTAGACAATTGAAACCAACAAAAACAGCAAATTAAACGCGGGAAGTCGATATCAACGTAGGTGAGGGAGAAAATTTCAGTAATATGGGAACGAAAAGCGGatcattttcataaatttataatttacatatatatatatatatatattataaattttataatttaaggCCGAACTACATGACACAGAACTCATAGgcgataataatatataatttctaattcttctgaaaatgaatttattcctcacagtttgagaaaaaaatcacaggtTCAACATGAAAGGAAACCGTGCAGCCCAAAgtacgggggggggggggggggtatacGATTCTGATACCCTGCAGGTATGTATACTCGTATATGACGTAATATAAActagatgaataaattattacctacctaccacagagagatttcaaatttaaagaaaaaaacaaggacATACGAGGAACaattgaaaggaaaataacaaaatgtcattgctccaattttttttttttgcaacgaaGGGCAGTgggcagaaaaatcgaaattagaACAACAATTGAACCTCAACTTGCTGTTCCAATTTCCCTGCATGGCATTACTCACTTGATAGGCATGACGTCAGTGTACCGCGTAGTAAAAATCCTATTTGGGAAAtaaggggaggaaaaaaaaagacgaaaaaaactaaaattccaACGAAGCGTAGAATTATGTGGGGTCGGgttttcgttttcaaatttcagggTCCAACCAGCACCGATGAGGTTCTT
Proteins encoded:
- the LOC124405057 gene encoding RNA pseudouridylate synthase domain-containing protein 2-like isoform X2 — translated: MPIRLLKSLITLVSRLGNGELLGKSLSKLRRAWLTAATKEVVVLRVLAVRIYLRVSSWKTTPKTTMVETAVLETITDKQTQFGHARLLDCSDCIFVFQETLSDYEEPTSDAEVDLKPLREPVITTAAPKLTEKRKAEDADVNKDLKKAKLETKALKAKRPGFTDERYNETSYYVENGLRKVYPYYFTFTTFTKGRWVGEKILEVFAREFRAHPAEEYERCIRAGTLTVNYQRVEIDYRLRHNDLLANVVHRHEVPVTSEPITVVHMDEDLVVVNKPASIPVHPCGRYRHNTVVFILAKEYNLKNLRTIHRLDRLTSGILLFGRTPKKARQMEHQIRNRQVHKEYVCRVDGEFPEDEVVCAEPIEVVSYKIGVCKVSEKGKDCVTTFKRLSFNGKSSVVLCKPQTGRMHQIRVHLQYLGYPVVNDPLYNHVVFGPMKGKGGNIGKTDEELVKDLIGIHNAENWLGMDGDSEMSLFKPKLDIEDQVLATNDKDAASPSSSPSPPEEDLKALKVTVGTQTGSEPPDSSFANEKVTTDPHCYECKVKYRDPKPSDLVMYLHAWRYRGPGWEYETPLPAWAGTDWGRETPATED
- the LOC124405057 gene encoding RNA pseudouridylate synthase domain-containing protein 2-like isoform X1 yields the protein MLPNLKIFGSYFVHCVPNKNIRNNQTHRVSRLGNGELLGKSLSKLRRAWLTAATKEVVVLRVLAVRIYLRVSSWKTTPKTTMVETAVLETITDKQTQFGHARLLDCSDCIFVFQETLSDYEEPTSDAEVDLKPLREPVITTAAPKLTEKRKAEDADVNKDLKKAKLETKALKAKRPGFTDERYNETSYYVENGLRKVYPYYFTFTTFTKGRWVGEKILEVFAREFRAHPAEEYERCIRAGTLTVNYQRVEIDYRLRHNDLLANVVHRHEVPVTSEPITVVHMDEDLVVVNKPASIPVHPCGRYRHNTVVFILAKEYNLKNLRTIHRLDRLTSGILLFGRTPKKARQMEHQIRNRQVHKEYVCRVDGEFPEDEVVCAEPIEVVSYKIGVCKVSEKGKDCVTTFKRLSFNGKSSVVLCKPQTGRMHQIRVHLQYLGYPVVNDPLYNHVVFGPMKGKGGNIGKTDEELVKDLIGIHNAENWLGMDGDSEMSLFKPKLDIEDQVLATNDKDAASPSSSPSPPEEDLKALKVTVGTQTGSEPPDSSFANEKVTTDPHCYECKVKYRDPKPSDLVMYLHAWRYRGPGWEYETPLPAWAGTDWGRETPATED
- the LOC124405060 gene encoding uncharacterized protein LOC124405060, whose protein sequence is MSESQAQACSQSSVKARIDAFVQKNSNLDEQKNKLREESFELLRKLRRYNEMETAGTEKCQHYRGLEATHEESIEASRILLCKKREEIKEIDGVADRSQRLRTNELLIFENRVAEAVPKFLNALTYYSTDNVTAVIENTKRENQEFQEGIAMVDREVHALMSKYEMKEGIVSAIPSHELELTDLQKLKDAWNKANQSRNSERKRTEHLNKQLQETAKRNDRKMARLLSENA
- the LOC124405057 gene encoding RNA pseudouridylate synthase domain-containing protein 2-like isoform X3; this translates as MHHTAPWYLPWGLKLVPLPIPPGHPASSIPHPGLHLLAPLHGLYAPDPQKVDLKPLREPVITTAAPKLTEKRKAEDADVNKDLKKAKLETKALKAKRPGFTDERYNETSYYVENGLRKVYPYYFTFTTFTKGRWVGEKILEVFAREFRAHPAEEYERCIRAGTLTVNYQRVEIDYRLRHNDLLANVVHRHEVPVTSEPITVVHMDEDLVVVNKPASIPVHPCGRYRHNTVVFILAKEYNLKNLRTIHRLDRLTSGILLFGRTPKKARQMEHQIRNRQVHKEYVCRVDGEFPEDEVVCAEPIEVVSYKIGVCKVSEKGKDCVTTFKRLSFNGKSSVVLCKPQTGRMHQIRVHLQYLGYPVVNDPLYNHVVFGPMKGKGGNIGKTDEELVKDLIGIHNAENWLGMDGDSEMSLFKPKLDIEDQVLATNDKDAASPSSSPSPPEEDLKALKVTVGTQTGSEPPDSSFANEKVTTDPHCYECKVKYRDPKPSDLVMYLHAWRYRGPGWEYETPLPAWAGTDWGRETPATED